The Providencia sp. PROV188 genome includes a region encoding these proteins:
- a CDS encoding DUF5339 domain-containing protein produces the protein MKKMILACGLGLLALTITACSEEEKKGQVAGATETCNAYFAEVDSLIAKASENPQAKAQLDAMKGQLEEGKKQVAALPKDQQDQACQQGIDAMKQMKTALGLQ, from the coding sequence ATGAAAAAGATGATTTTAGCTTGTGGACTGGGTTTATTGGCATTGACAATCACTGCGTGTTCAGAAGAAGAGAAAAAAGGTCAAGTTGCTGGTGCAACTGAAACTTGTAACGCTTACTTCGCTGAAGTTGATAGCTTAATTGCTAAAGCTTCTGAGAACCCACAAGCCAAAGCTCAATTAGATGCGATGAAAGGTCAGTTAGAAGAAGGTAAAAAGCAAGTTGCTGCTTTACCTAAAGACCAACAAGATCAAGCTTGCCAGCAAGGCATTGATGCAATGAAACAAATGAAAACAGCTTTAGGTCTGCAATAG